One candidate division TA06 bacterium genomic window, TCCACTCTCCAACACTTCTCATCTGAGATTTTATCACATTGAGAGTGTCCAATCAAACAGACTTTCTGTACATATCTCCCTTTGACGGACCAGATTGACCATGCTATTCTGATCGTCATCGACTATCGCTTTCAGAAGCTCACAAAAGAAGGGAGATCCACGATGAGTAATGGAAACGCTGGGCAGAGACTGGTCAATATTCAGATCACCTACTGCGTCGAATGAGATTACGATGGTCCGGCCTCCAGTCTGGCGGCCGCAATCGACAAAGCGTTTGGCATCACTGCGAAACTGAAGGAAGGGCACGGGGGTATCTACGAAGTGACCATAAATGATAACGTGGTTTACAACAAGAAGGAAAAAGGTGGAAGATTCCCCGAGAATGAGGAAATCTTTGAAGAGATCCGCAAGTACACGAACCCTCATCCAGAGAGAGAGTAAAACAAGAGACAGGCTGAGAGCTGGTCATCAAATCTACCCGATATCGTACACATTTCGCTGGAAGTGAAGTCGCGTTTTTTATATAATCGCGGCAGTTAGATGGCATAGCAAGAAATCTTGTCCACAAAACAGCCTGGAGGGAACAGAATGGCAGACAAGAAAGCAGACCTGGCTGGGCCTGGCATCGGCGACTATGATGAGCTGGTGAAGATCCTGCCACAAGGCTACAGTCCTTTGCTGACCGCAAAGGAGACAATGGAAGCCCTCTTTGCAGCGAAAGACTATATCGAGGATAATCTATGCAAGGAACTGAATCTGATAATGGTTCAGGTCCCTTTAATCGTGGACGTTGAGAGCGGCGTGAACGACATGCTGGACCGTGACGGCTCACGTACTCCAATTCAGTTTCACATTTCAAATGACCATGATAAAAACCCGGTCGATGCCCAGGTCGTGCAGGCCGCAACCAAGTGGAAGCGTGTCGCGCTGAAACAGTTTGGCATGAGGGTAGGAGAGGGGATTTGCACAGACATGAAAGCTGTGCGCAAGGA contains:
- a CDS encoding SelT/SelW/SelH family protein encodes the protein MAAAIDKAFGITAKLKEGHGGIYEVTINDNVVYNKKEKGGRFPENEEIFEEIRKYTNPHPERE